A single window of Plasmodium reichenowi strain SY57 chromosome 14, whole genome shotgun sequence DNA harbors:
- a CDS encoding hypothetical protein (conserved Plasmodium protein, unknown function~part of same gene as PRSY57_1411700A~gap found within coding sequence), whose amino-acid sequence YKNKYKKNYDIVGNIYSLNKSKVTNHIINNVKRNIKLYIKKNIKNIIYNDIFYYFPCKCLTNILNNYCNKNEVENQNENLYSNFNLYNIIENFPFFNSSMLPLYSSFKFLIYNCAIHYYRSKNKDMYKNKKKHDMRKKKKKKKKNYNNSNSDGNSNSNSNSISNSNKYMKSMKNSQNPNPIDSCSPLYFKNICDKCKFIKIKNFCALLFFNILFIMKRIFYNYYIMINFIITLLNKNMFIKRNQIYRLIKMYSSYDSMESNYLLIKQGDNTKERLKNLCEEDISKMNLLEASNTTNIIDTMKNTYIHSNNTQEIDNNILNINNTLNGKTSITIFDNNKTDVLYDHIYENNNIDKSPNYNYYNRNIIKETASNNMKKTKEIFIKEYFIYKRFKIQIIQYKKYLINVFTNFYYYAIIELMYNKSLSLDIEIFFSLYIIILERINHSILNVIENMEKYKKKGNIENVHNILTSESIKKEYHMPIFFYEHINEEEKEIISKDRRDIKTNTLLQYNEGIYNNRNFFMKNKRKKEITLLFNIMNCYDNFNNMLHLKKENKQIVDNTNSVVNGEYDILKLYTKERNYLYNIESCRKKKILYMYNLNNNDENETYNQNLFYHYIGRIIDRGRYIIFEDMKKKRKKKNEQEKNKQHEKEKEKYQEEKEEHKEEATSGCYFFVFNPNDTSNIIFHSLLSHVYKNKLKVIYEKESKKKGGVKIKHKNNRIKMDSYVTTYNDDNNNNNNNNNKIKMDACLTTYHNNNSYFYDDDDNLIVSRKRNIHDSESEIKNISFILGNTLNCYNINTYIKRCINNLCLNLKNDDIDYYINCKNEDILTINLNETICVYIFFPLQFHYLRKLLCDKEEDFMKSLKKSNFINFDHKKRHFVKTYDDRFIIKEINKYEFKSFINKYKEFFQYFSDILLKKKKSLLCYMYGLYQIEIKKRNKKNMKTYIILENVKIENPNSKILIFDIKGARKKKNLQKLIKQKRKTSFPFFFFGRNESYSLNTCKITEDKYMSDDCSSGISENLKTFRKYMHREKHLKDTILQERKDDECSMIYNKNAYLEFLSLDNTKEVKNKISSNINDMSDEPLSFLPNCEYNNSEDYVVDLMKNNQVGQKKEEIQEKIQEGIQEKIQEGIQEGIQEKIQEGTQAKIQEGIQAKIQEGIQAKIQEEIEEEIEQYHNINVINEEESNIEIRKDERSPCIFINRLNMEGLERKPREDMNSKYKNDDNNNNEVKDKDYGKDKTKKKLLSKKNKVKRINEEKINKMFKRIRKKIIRGIINVCTIPRIISPIKLYNFTMKNTYKYKNKEKKDSKYIYIYKNNNRLKHDLSYDMDDNLQRCKNENVFIKEILEDTKMYILLNRSIFKMMNRKKMLREDYRKNLRNVYLYGPMVSLEYLVTKRFCLQKKKKNIKDKDMKDICINDTNNMISNDNKYKSEEGNVDNNYDINRIVDNKNENMDDSMYYYYYYYHSFIGNDVGNNMNVDNSSNSIEKYNNFTIDNYNSLKNYNVLFDDNFRDYIKSKVINLEYNDYKYLMDSLNEDTNFLCSQDIMDYSLLIHIDIHNYEIIFKIIDYLRPYTWDKSVENFSKSVLYLTKGYRPTIIQSEYYKKRFLSNIKKYVFYYVPIYSFKKKVVFKLSGGQNREFSIIQLNKKNPYQKYFSYNLFNLILRYYNNFYLYKKYYISSTISYDLKYNQNWYYIPISKDIYCKKNIYIFLSYFMKEYYIQYIQNNNKYQHNHFMLTNLINIMKSTIYENDIKSNTLDSTNKYEDKIKKLIECIDKFVYKKGNHIYDDICHDICDDICDEIFLNNNQKDRKEYFYDLIIPYSSQEQYNNIYDINNKNIEILYPYYNNHYVEKHSKLGPYIILNTDSYFYNQKYYKKMKRQFYKRICDLQISILKKLQKNKFHMEKNISYYIQNNVYIEMTNVDIHYTNMNFLDVFNLYNICEKEKNDHFYRSRKSKSKRRTNTYMYVPSYFLFSLHKS is encoded by the coding sequence atataaaaataaatataaaaaaaattatgatatagTTGGAAATATATACAGTTTAAATAAAAGCAAAGTAAcaaatcatataataaataatgtaaaaaggaatattaaattatatattaaaaaaaatataaaaaatataatatataatgatatattttattatttcccATGTAAATGCTTAactaatatattaaataattattgtaataaaaatgaagtTGAAAATCAGAATGAGAATCTTTATAGTAActttaatttatataatataatagaaAATTTCCCTTTTTTTAATAGTTCTATGCTACCattatattcttcatttaaatttttaatatataattgtgctatacattattataggtctaaaaataaggatatgtataaaaataaaaaaaaacacgatatgagaaaaaaaaaaaaaaaaaaaaaaaaaaattataataatagtaatagtgatggtaatagtaatagtaatagtaatagtattagtaatagtaataaatatatgaaaagtATGAAAAATTCACAAAATCCAAATCCTATCGATTCTTGTTCTccattatattttaagaaTATATGTGATAAATGCAagtttattaaaattaaaaactTTTGCGCTTTGctcttttttaatatattatttattatgaagagaattttttataattattacattatgatcaattttattataacattattaaataaaaatatgtttattaaaagaaatcAAATCTATCGtttaattaaaatgtatTCATCCTATGATTCCATGGAATctaattatttattaatcAAACAGGGAGATAATACAAAGGAAAgattaaaaaatttgtGTGAAGAGGATATATCGAAAATGAATTTGTTAGAAGCTAGTAACActacaaatataatagaCACGATgaaaaatacatatattcaTTCAAACAATACTCAGGAgatagataataatattttaaatataaataatacattaaaTGGTAAGACATCTATTACTAtatttgataataataaaacagatgtattatatgatcatatatatgaaaataataatatagataaatctccaaattataattattataatagaaatataataaaagaaacggcatctaataatatgaagaaaacaaaggaaatatttattaaagaatattttatatataaaaggtttaaaatacaaattatacaatataagaaatatttaataaatgtgtttactaatttttattattatgcaATAATCGAATtaatgtataataaatctttatctttagatatagaaatatttttttctctttatattattatattagaAAGAATTAACCACAGTATACTAAATGTTATTgaaaatatggaaaaatataagaagaaaggaaatatagaaaatgtacataatatattaacatcTGAATccataaaaaaagaatacCATATGccaatatttttttatgaacaTATTAATGAGGAAGagaaagaaataatatctAAGGATAGAAGAGatattaaaacaaatactttattacaatataatgaaggtatatataataatagaaatttttttatgaaaaataaaagaaaaaaagaaattacattattatttaatattatgaattGTTATGacaattttaataatatgttgcatctgaaaaaggaaaataagCAGATAGTGGATAATACCAATTCGGTTGTTAATGGAGAatatgatattttaaaattgtATACAAAGGAAAGGAATTATCTGTACAATATAGAAAGTTGTcgaaagaaaaaaattctcTACATGTATaatttgaataataatgacGAAAATGAGACGTATAATCagaatttattttatcattatatagGAAGGATAATTGATCGGGGtagatatataatatttgaggatatgaaaaaaaaaagaaaaaaaaaaaacgaacaagagaaaaataaacaacacgaaaaggaaaaagaaaaatatcAAGAGGAAAAGGAAGAACATAAAGAAGAAGCCACAAGTGgttgttatttttttgtgtttAATCCAAATGATACGtcaaatataatatttcattcGTTGTTATCTCATgtatataagaataaattaaaagttatatatgaaaaggagagcaaaaaaaaaggaggGGTAAAAATAAAGCATAAGAATAATAGAATTAAGATGGATTCATATGTTACTACgtataatgatgataataataataataataataataataataaaattaagaTGGATGCATGTCTTACTACgtatcataataataatagttatTTTTATGACGATGATGATAATTTGATTGTAAGCaggaaaagaaatatacaCGATTCAGAAAGCgaaataaagaatatatcCTTTATTTTAGGTAATACATTAaattgttataatataaatacatatattaaaagatgtattaataatttgtgtctaaatttaaaaaatgatgatatcgattattatattaattgtaaaaatgaagatatatTGACTATAAATTTGAATGAAACTATATGTGTGTACATATTCTTTCCCTTAcaatttcattatttaagAAAGTTGTTGTGTGATAAAGAAGAAGATTTTATGAAATCACTTAAGAAAAGTAATTTCATAAACTTTGATCATAAAAAAAGGCATTTTGTTAAAACCTATGATGATAgatttataataaaagaaataaataaatatgaatttaaatcttttattaataaatataaagaattctttcaatatttttcagatatccttttaaaaaaaaaaaaatcattattatgttatatgTACGGATTATATCAAattgaaataaaaaaaagaaataaaaaaaatatgaaaacatatattatattagaaaatgtaaaaattgAAAATCCAAATTCcaaaattttaatatttgaCATTAAAGGAGcacgaaaaaaaaaaaatttacaaaaGTTAATAAAgcaaaaaagaaaaacaagTTTCCCATTTTTCTTCTTTGGAAGAAATGAAAGTTATTCATTAAATACATGTAAGATAACAgaagataaatatatgtcAGATGATTGTTCTTCCGGTATATCTGAAAATTTAAAGACttttagaaaatatatgcaTAGGGAGAAACATTTAAAAGATACTATATTACAAGAAAGAAAAGATGATGAATGTAGcatgatatataataaaaatgcTTATTTGGAGTTTTTATCCTTAGATAATACAAAAGAAGTcaagaataaaatatcttcaaatattaatgatatGAGTGATGAGCCTTTATCCTTTCTACCAAATTGTGAGTATAACAATTCGGAGGATTATGTTGTAGATctaatgaaaaataatcaggtaggacaaaaaaaagaggaAATACAAGAGAAAATACAAGAGGGAATACAAGAGAAAATACAAGAGGGAATACAAGAGGGAATACAAGAGAAAATACAAGAGGGAACACAAGCGAAAATACAAGAGGGAATACAAGCGAAAATACAAGAGGGAATACAAGCGAAAATACAAGAGGAAATAGAAGAGGAAATAGAGcaatatcataatattaatgttaTAAATGAGGAAGAAAGTAATATAGAGATACGTAAGGATGAAAGAAGTCCGTGCATTTTTATCAATCGATTAAACATGGAAGGGTTAGAAAGAAAGCCAAGAGAAGATATGAACAgcaaatataaaaatgatgacaataataataatgaagtTAAAGATAAAGATTATGGAAAAGATAAAAccaagaaaaaattattatctaaaaaaaacaaagtAAAACGAATTAATGAAGAAAAgattaataaaatgtttaaacggataagaaaaaaaataataagagGTATCATTAACGTTTGTACAATTCCAAGAATAATAAGTCccataaaattatataatttcacAATGAAAAACacatacaaatataaaaacaaagaaaaaaaggacagcaaatatatatatatttataaaaataataataggTTGAAACACGATTTATCCTATGATATGGACGATAATCTGCAGAGAtgtaaaaatgaaaatgtgTTCATAAAGGAAATATTAGAAGACACCaaaatgtacatattattaaataggagtatatttaaaatgaTGAACAGGAAAAAGATGTTAAGAGAGGattatagaaaaaatttgagaaatgtatatttatatggaCCTATGGTATCTTTAGAATATTTAGTAACAAAAAGATTTTGTttgcaaaaaaaaaaaaaaaatataaaagataaagatatgaaagatatatgtataaatgatacaaataatatgataagcaatgataataaatataaatcagAAGAAGGAAAtgttgataataattatgatataaataggattgttgataataaaaacgAAAATATGGATGATagtatgtattattattattactattatcATTCTTTTATAGGAAATGATGTAggtaataatatgaatgtaGATAATAGTTCGAATTctattgaaaaatataataattttacgattgataattataattctttaaaaaattataatgttttatttgATGATAACTTTAGggattatataaaatcGAAGGTTATAAATTTAgaatataatgattataaatatttaatggATTCTTTAAATGAAGACACgaattttttatgttcTCAAGATATTATGGATTATTCCTTATTGATTCACATAgatatacataattatgagattatttttaaaattatagaTTACTTAAGACCATATACATGGGATAAATCTGTAGAAAATTTTAGCAAGAgtgtattatatttaacTAAGGGATATAGACCCACAATTATTCAATcagaatattataaaaaacGATTTCTTAgtaatataaagaaatatgtattttattatgtacctatatattcatttaaaaaaaaagtagTATTCAAATTATCTGGAGGACAAAATAGGGAGTTTTCAATAATACAATTGAATAAGAAAAATCCGtatcaaaaatatttttcttataatttatttaatttaatattaagatattataataatttctatctatataagaaatattatatatcatctACTATATCTTATGATTTGAAATATAATCAAAATTGGTATTATATACCTATAtcaaaagatatatattgtaaaaagaatatatacatttttttgagctattttatgaaagaatattatatacaatatattcaaaataacaataaatatCAACATAATCATTTCATGTTAACcaatttaataaatattatgaaatcaactatatatgaaaatgatataaagAGTAATACACTTGATagtacaaataaatatgaggataaaataaaaaaacttATAGAATGTATAGAtaaatttgtatataaaaaaggaaatcatatatatgatgatatatGTCATGATATATGTGATGATATATGtgatgaaatatttttaaataataatcaaaagGATAGgaaagaatatttttatgacCTAATTATACCATACTCTTCTCAGGAACAgtataacaatatatatgatattaataataaaaatatagaaatattatatccatattataataaccATTATGTTGAAAAACATTCTAAATTAGGAccatatattattttgaacACTGActcatatttttataatcaaaaatattataaaaaaatgaaaagacAATTTTATAAGAGGATATGTGATCTCCAAATAagtatattaaaaaaattacaaaaaaataaatttcacatggaaaaaaatatatcctattatatacaaaataatgtatatatagAAATGACAAATGTTGATATAcattatacaaatatgaATTTCTTGGATGTATTCAatctttataatatatgtgaaaaagagaaaaatgATCATTTTTACAGAAGCAGAAAAAGTAAAAGCAAACGACGAACGAACACGTACATGTATGTAccttcatattttttattttctctACATAAAAgttga
- a CDS encoding hypothetical protein (conserved Plasmodium protein, unknown function~part of same gene as PRSY57_1411700B~gap found within coding sequence): protein MEEEKLSDRYVSFQNNPKQLNPSKKFFEWIFNYPLFNEFRNSSVSNHFSSLCINEREAIIEKSKPILKRKNYKKESNHFNIKRQDASPKVLMKYEINQSDYSLINKNKFYVNIIKKSEKIYKCYENVIKEEKRKKRVFEKIKQKYLFRKKKQDLINYVHSPPNDIDTNVNKKRDTISKEEFNPFFNFFENDKNKNIYHSNINFTMKTHIQFNKYFYKLIINKLSYYKIKKDLYVNIVNIVNEITKYYPTYGYDILNNIKIKYFPYKNINHSFYIYGLVFSNCSIYFDDLEIKNPKILLLNAERKIKYDVLESYFNHNYNYTYLFWKNLSNKNINIILVYGELDYYIKKLLLSKKIYFFTSIKKKNMSRLSNLLCKNILSYENIKNFDMSYIARANYFKIQKYKKNVKNIFLCCNNKFLTICIFGKQDIRDDNITSEVLKKRKGNKNECYVYGYDNNSYDNTCLINERNRYDYLESMDNNVDVLLKKEIEKENILDNFINVYYKNKKDDYIIDYYFVNKEKKISLYEKDSSIQQNKKWILINHLKNIVIIKKVKKILQFCILLTFHIYKQMYLNNYMNRSFISLPETNIKKYTNVSNDVFYQNLNLLIISSSFFFYYNNEMGKKKKNNNKSNKNNNKNNNNNNNNNNNNNNNKNNSKRKKKKITPINLMSNLFHLINIPNPLRRERMKALSSIIKSNNIIKEQIYNNYEHCFFNNSEKNKIINIVNYFLFNSFMKNCDITYEYLYYYLKIINSIYLNYNNKNIILDDELWLNQVEIFNIQSNPKNPIDIEKKMNEKIEDVIKQNILYYCYNFESAKNIEMIIYFICPNYMYINNIYNNINMYMFDNRHQNSKRLFYNFFFNHKYVFDISLQQFVYIIHSLSSKL from the exons atggaagaagaaaaattatcaGACCGATATGTAAGTTTCCAAAATAATCCGAAACAATTAAATCCTTCCAAAAAGTTTTTTGAATGGATTTTTAATTATCCTCTTTTTAATG aATTTAGAAATAGCAGTGTGTCTAATCATTTCAGTAGTTTATGCATAAATGAAAGGGAAGCTATAATTGAAAAATCGAAACCTATCTTGAAGAGgaaaaattacaaaaaagaGAGCAAccattttaatattaaacGACAAGATGCGTCTCCAAAGGTATTAATGAAATACGAAATAAATCAGAGTG ATTACAGTttgataaataaaaataagttTTATGTTaacattattaaaaagagCGAGAAAATTTACAAGTGCTATGAAAATGTGATAAAGGAagaaaagagaaaaaaacGTGTTTTTGAAAAGATTAAGcaaaaatatttgttcagaaaaaaaaaacaagaTCTAATAAATTATGTACATTCGCCACCGAACGATATAGATActaatgtaaataaaaaaagagatACAATTTCGAAAGAAGAATTCaatcctttttttaatttttttgaaaatgataaaaataaaaatatatatcacaGCAACATTAACTTTACTATGAAAACGCATATACAGTTCAACAAAtacttttataaattaatcATCAACAAGCTTagttattataaaataaagaaggatctatatgttaatattgTTAATATTGTTAATGAAATAACAAAGTATTATCCTACCTATGGTTATGACATATTGaacaatataaaa ATTAAGTACTTCCcctataaaaatataaatcacAGCTTCTACATATACGGACTTGTTTTTAGCAACTGTTCAATTTATTTTGACGATTTAGAAATTAAGAACCCTAaaatattactattaaACGCGGAAcgtaaaataaaatatgatgtTTTAGAAAGTTATTTTAACCacaattataattatactTATTTGTTTTGGAAGAATCTAAgcaataaaaatataaatatcatattaGTATATGGAGAATTAGactattatattaaaaagttACTACTTAgtaagaaaatatatttttttactagcataaagaaaaaaaatatgagTCGTTTATCAAACCTATTATgcaaaaatattttgagttatgagaatataaaaaattttgacATGAGTTATATTGCTCGAGctaattattttaaaattcagaaatataagaaaaatgtaaaaaatatttttctatgttgtaataataaatttttaacCATATGTATTTTTGGAAAACAAGATATTAgagatgataatataacaagtgaggtgttaaaaaaaagaaaaggaaataaGAATGAATGTTATGTGTATGGTTATGACAATAATAGTTATGATAATACATgtttaataaatgaaagAAATAGATATGATTACTTAGAAAGTATGGATAATAATGTTGATGtgttattaaaaaaagaaatagaaaaagaaaatatattagataattttattaatgtttattataaaaataaaaaggatgattatattatagattattattttgtaaataaagaaaagaaaataagtttatatgaaaaagataGTAGTATACAACAAAATAAGAAATGGATACTTATaaatcatttaaaaaatatagttataattaaaaaggttaaaaaaatattacaattttgtatattgttaacatttcatatatataagcaaatgtatttaaataattatatgaatagatcatttatatctttaccagaaacaaatataaaaaaatatacaaatgtATCTAATGATGTATTTTATCagaatttaaatttattaataatttcttcttctttctttttctattacaataatgaaatgggaaaaaaaaaaaaaaataataataaaagtaataaaaataataataaaaataataataataataataataataataataataataataataataaaaataatagtaagagaaaaaagaaaaaaatcaCTCCTATAAATCTTATGTctaatttatttcatttaataaatataccAAACCCTTTAAGACGTGAACGTATGAAAGCTTTATCTTCcattataaaaagtaataatattattaaggaacaaatatataataattatgaacattgttttttcaataattcagaaaaaaataaaattattaatattgttaattattttctttttaatagCTTTATGAAAAATTGTGATATTACTTATGAATATCTATATTactatttaaaaattattaacagtatatatttgaattataataacaaaaatataatattagaTGACGAACTATGGTTAAATCAAGttgaaatatttaatatacaATCCAATCCAAAGAATCCAATAGATatcgaaaaaaaaatgaatgaaaaaatagaagatgtaataaaacaaaatattctatattattGCTACAATTTTGAATCAGctaaaaatattgaaatgataatttatttcatctgtccaaattatatgtatataaataatatctacaataatattaatatgtacATGTTTGATAATCGACATCAAAATAGTAAAAGGTTGTTCTacaatttcttttttaatcACAAGTATGTTTTTGATATTTCTCTTCAGcaatttgtttatattatacacTCCCTGAGCTCGAAACT